From a single Mycolicibacterium moriokaense genomic region:
- a CDS encoding cytochrome P450 has protein sequence MSFRERDDIFAELRAEDGLTWHEPFNSPFPHEESGFWAVTKHADVKFVSMNSDLFVSSEGISIEPMPAEIQRATAFFLTMDPPQHTRYRRLISSAFTPRQVRKIEQQIRANAREIVDDLLVALQDGVEVDFVAECACKLPMHTISDMIGIDRADRDAILMAAEALSGASDDDYTASEDKAIHMMTQFGVLTQAGIDLAQRRRVEGREDLMTNIVNAEVDGHRLTDDEIGAFLVLLSVAGSDTTKQATSHTLKALMDHPEQLAWLMDDFDNRIDTAIDEFVRWATPVLSFARHAAVDTEVGGTPVRAGEKVGLFYCSANRDAAVFDDPHAFRLNRTPNSHFGFGGGGTHFCLGSQLARMELRSLFFELLTRLPQVSIGPPEYLKSSSVIHGIKRMPLKRV, from the coding sequence TTGAGTTTTCGCGAGCGCGACGACATCTTCGCTGAGCTGCGCGCAGAGGACGGATTGACGTGGCACGAGCCGTTCAACTCTCCCTTTCCACATGAAGAGTCGGGCTTCTGGGCGGTCACCAAGCACGCCGACGTGAAGTTCGTGAGCATGAACAGCGACCTCTTTGTGTCGAGCGAGGGCATCTCCATCGAGCCGATGCCGGCAGAGATCCAGCGGGCGACCGCGTTCTTCCTCACGATGGATCCGCCGCAGCACACGCGATATCGCCGCTTGATCAGTTCGGCGTTCACTCCACGGCAGGTGCGCAAAATCGAGCAGCAAATTCGCGCCAACGCACGCGAGATTGTCGACGATCTGCTTGTTGCACTGCAGGACGGAGTCGAGGTCGACTTCGTCGCCGAGTGCGCGTGCAAGCTTCCGATGCACACGATCTCGGACATGATCGGAATCGATCGCGCGGATCGAGACGCCATATTGATGGCAGCCGAGGCGCTGTCCGGGGCGAGCGACGACGACTACACCGCGTCCGAGGACAAAGCGATCCACATGATGACGCAGTTTGGAGTGCTAACCCAGGCTGGCATCGATTTGGCTCAGCGACGTCGGGTAGAAGGTCGCGAAGACCTGATGACCAACATCGTCAATGCCGAGGTCGATGGACACCGGTTGACTGACGACGAAATCGGAGCGTTTCTCGTATTGCTGTCGGTTGCAGGCAGCGACACGACGAAACAGGCGACGTCTCACACCCTTAAGGCCTTGATGGATCACCCAGAGCAACTCGCCTGGCTGATGGACGATTTCGATAATCGCATCGATACAGCGATCGACGAATTCGTCCGCTGGGCGACACCCGTGCTGTCCTTCGCACGGCACGCGGCCGTGGACACCGAGGTCGGCGGAACACCCGTGCGGGCCGGCGAAAAGGTCGGCCTCTTCTACTGTTCGGCAAACCGCGACGCCGCAGTGTTCGACGACCCGCATGCGTTCCGTTTGAATCGTACGCCTAACAGCCACTTCGGTTTTGGTGGCGGCGGCACTCACTTTTGTCTTGGCAGTCAGTTGGCTCGGATGGAGTTGCGCAGCCTGTTCTTTGAACTGCTCACCCGCCTGCCGCAGGTGTCAATCGGCCCACCCGAGTACCTCAAAAGCAGCAGCGTCATCCACGGCATCAAACGGATGCCACTTAAGCGAGTTTGA
- a CDS encoding alpha/beta fold hydrolase, with protein sequence MPVVMQDDLEIAYEIIGEGEPYILTGGGRFSKDAGGVRELAEAIADRGKKVVIYDRLNCGASAVCFEGDSESVMQADSLARLISDLNLGPTVLLGGSGGARISLLAAARHPDIARAVVMWWPSGGAFGSMSLAEVYNFPSIRAAWNGTMADVADLPTWAEVIERNPRNRDRFLAQDKQTFIETMERWAHAYCACGNPLVAGLTDEEAAAISLPVLVFRSGKSDYYHTRATSERLAANLQNAEIIDPVWGDREFLDRFEDSRDNGVSVWKNWKQLAPQIVDWAEARLD encoded by the coding sequence ATGCCAGTCGTGATGCAAGATGACCTCGAGATCGCCTACGAGATCATCGGCGAAGGTGAGCCGTACATCCTGACCGGCGGCGGACGTTTCAGCAAGGACGCCGGCGGGGTGCGTGAGCTGGCCGAGGCTATAGCAGACCGGGGCAAGAAGGTCGTCATCTACGACCGGCTCAACTGCGGCGCATCCGCAGTGTGCTTCGAGGGTGACTCGGAGTCGGTGATGCAGGCGGATTCACTCGCCCGGCTCATCTCGGACCTCAATCTCGGCCCCACGGTGTTGCTCGGGGGTTCGGGCGGTGCGCGGATCTCCTTGCTTGCGGCCGCACGACACCCTGACATCGCTCGCGCAGTAGTGATGTGGTGGCCCAGCGGCGGTGCGTTCGGCAGCATGTCGCTGGCGGAGGTCTATAACTTTCCCTCGATTCGTGCGGCGTGGAACGGGACGATGGCAGACGTCGCCGACCTTCCCACGTGGGCCGAAGTCATTGAGCGTAATCCGCGAAACCGGGATCGATTTCTCGCGCAGGACAAACAAACGTTCATCGAGACGATGGAGCGGTGGGCGCACGCCTACTGCGCTTGCGGTAACCCGTTGGTGGCCGGACTGACCGACGAGGAAGCGGCAGCTATCTCGCTGCCGGTACTCGTCTTTCGCAGCGGGAAGAGCGACTACTACCACACTCGGGCGACCTCCGAGCGTCTCGCGGCCAATCTGCAGAACGCCGAGATCATCGACCCGGTCTGGGGTGATCGCGAGTTCCTGGATCGATTCGAGGACAGCCGGGACAACGGCGTGTCGGTGTGGAAGAACTGGAAGCAGCTCGCACCTCAGATCGTCGACTGGGCGGAGGCCAGGCTCGACTGA
- a CDS encoding SRPBCC family protein — MARIAVAKEVAAPASAVWEVLADFGDIGWIPVGDRVDVDGDGIGMSRSIHGAADKPIVETLTHLDPDRMELGYSISNNPLPVSRFEATVTVRPATGGSTIVWNVDYDPLSSSESDAETASRAVESVYAMMASWLGDAAANRK; from the coding sequence GTGGCCCGCATCGCCGTCGCCAAGGAAGTCGCCGCACCAGCCTCGGCTGTTTGGGAGGTACTCGCGGACTTCGGCGACATCGGCTGGATACCCGTCGGGGACCGCGTCGACGTCGACGGGGACGGCATCGGCATGAGCCGGTCCATCCACGGTGCGGCAGACAAGCCGATAGTCGAGACGCTGACCCATCTTGACCCAGATCGCATGGAGCTTGGCTACTCCATTAGCAACAACCCACTGCCGGTGTCCCGGTTCGAGGCGACTGTCACGGTACGGCCCGCCACGGGCGGATCCACGATCGTCTGGAATGTGGACTACGACCCGCTCAGCTCCTCTGAATCGGACGCCGAAACCGCCAGCCGGGCCGTCGAATCCGTATACGCAATGATGGCGAGTTGGCTCGGGGACGCGGCGGCGAACCGAAAGTAG
- a CDS encoding aromatic ring-hydroxylating oxygenase subunit alpha, with protein sequence MTAIDEATDLTATGKVPPRYACGETFVPKGRYIDREFLQLELDRLFTQVWQPACREEEIPDPGSYHEYTIGKESIMVVRQKDGSIKAFYNTCAHRGMKLVRGQGCTLGGDLRCEFHGWRYALDGRSSFVPSRDEFLSRPSEQWALRPVSVDTWGGWVFITMAEDPPKLLDWLDPLPTALAPFRLHDMRFRWRKRTPLAANYKTVIDAFIEGYHSPGTHPQTVRADQGVRPSTSPAEPQEYIYAPYTPTTVYRNHSRFIYTARPDSTGGAAREELQASPKVFANGMQYQYLEINSLVTERDYRVAQQMADIEPGPIPPFMIYHQMCEELAIAEGVDYPKMSMEEYFAGNGDWHVFPTLVILVEKSCVLGYRMLPDAEDPNRCVFEMFSLEHFAPGEVPETSWLEFERWQDHDGWGELPTQDLMNIDAIHAGMHSRGFEGLWLNTNQEMSIRNEHRIADRFIFGVDDAAG encoded by the coding sequence ATGACCGCCATCGACGAGGCAACGGATCTGACGGCAACGGGCAAAGTACCCCCGCGTTACGCGTGTGGTGAGACCTTCGTCCCCAAGGGCCGCTACATCGACCGCGAGTTCCTCCAACTCGAACTCGACCGCCTCTTCACGCAGGTGTGGCAGCCGGCCTGTCGAGAGGAGGAAATCCCTGATCCAGGCAGCTATCACGAGTACACGATCGGCAAGGAGTCGATCATGGTGGTGCGGCAGAAGGATGGGAGCATCAAGGCGTTCTACAACACATGCGCCCATCGCGGGATGAAACTGGTGCGGGGTCAAGGTTGTACCCTCGGCGGCGACCTGCGTTGCGAGTTCCACGGCTGGCGGTATGCACTCGACGGTCGTTCGTCGTTCGTTCCGTCTCGCGACGAGTTTCTCAGTCGGCCGAGTGAGCAGTGGGCGTTGCGGCCGGTATCGGTCGACACCTGGGGCGGTTGGGTGTTCATCACCATGGCCGAAGATCCTCCGAAGCTGCTCGACTGGCTCGATCCGCTTCCGACGGCGCTTGCGCCGTTCCGCTTGCACGACATGCGGTTCCGGTGGCGGAAGCGAACCCCGTTGGCAGCCAATTACAAGACTGTCATCGACGCGTTCATCGAGGGATATCACTCACCGGGTACGCACCCGCAGACAGTCAGGGCTGACCAGGGCGTGCGTCCTTCGACTTCGCCAGCCGAACCGCAGGAGTACATCTACGCGCCGTATACCCCGACTACTGTGTACCGGAACCACTCGCGTTTCATCTACACCGCGCGTCCCGATAGCACTGGTGGGGCGGCTCGCGAGGAGCTGCAGGCCTCGCCGAAAGTCTTCGCCAATGGGATGCAGTATCAGTATCTCGAGATCAATTCGCTGGTCACCGAGCGCGATTACCGAGTTGCACAGCAGATGGCCGACATAGAGCCCGGTCCCATCCCGCCCTTCATGATTTACCACCAGATGTGTGAAGAGCTAGCCATCGCCGAGGGTGTCGACTATCCGAAGATGTCGATGGAGGAGTACTTCGCGGGCAACGGCGACTGGCATGTCTTCCCGACGCTGGTCATCCTTGTGGAGAAGTCGTGCGTGCTGGGTTACCGGATGCTTCCCGACGCCGAAGACCCCAATCGCTGTGTGTTCGAGATGTTCTCGCTTGAGCATTTCGCGCCCGGCGAGGTCCCTGAGACCAGCTGGTTAGAGTTCGAGCGCTGGCAAGACCATGACGGCTGGGGTGAGCTGCCCACGCAAGACCTCATGAATATCGATGCCATCCACGCGGGCATGCACTCGCGTGGATTCGAGGGGCTTTGGCTCAATACCAATCAAGAGATGTCGATCCGCAACGAGCACCGCATCGCCGACCGGTTCATCTTTGGAGTCGACGACGCCGCCGGATGA
- a CDS encoding enoyl-CoA hydratase-related protein: METRELAHVVYEKDGAVARIILNNPDRANAQTSEMVHSVNEALDDAQYDYGIKVVIIKANGKGFCSGHIPDGSYPEFKAESEVSGKIWRSAAQLFLWPVLKLWEFPKPVIAQVHGYAIGGGTTWALIPELTVCSDDAWFQMPLVPGFGLPGSETMFEPWVFMNYKRAAEYLYTAQKITAQQALEFGLVNRVVPVDRLEAEVEELAAKIAKAPLITLQATKAGILRAWETMGFRTHQQASNDLQAVVTGSKEFMDYMVALIQKAAKPADRI, from the coding sequence GTGGAAACGCGAGAACTGGCCCACGTCGTTTACGAGAAGGACGGGGCGGTCGCGCGCATCATCCTCAACAACCCAGATCGCGCCAACGCCCAAACCTCGGAAATGGTGCACAGTGTCAACGAGGCGCTCGACGACGCCCAGTACGACTACGGCATCAAGGTCGTCATCATCAAGGCCAACGGCAAGGGGTTCTGCTCGGGTCACATACCCGACGGCAGTTACCCCGAGTTCAAGGCGGAAAGCGAGGTGTCCGGCAAGATCTGGCGCTCGGCGGCGCAACTGTTTCTCTGGCCCGTTCTGAAACTGTGGGAGTTTCCCAAGCCTGTCATCGCGCAGGTGCACGGGTACGCGATCGGAGGCGGCACCACCTGGGCGCTGATCCCCGAGCTCACGGTGTGCAGTGACGATGCGTGGTTCCAAATGCCGCTGGTTCCCGGGTTCGGCTTGCCCGGGTCGGAGACGATGTTCGAGCCGTGGGTGTTCATGAACTACAAACGGGCCGCCGAGTACCTCTACACCGCCCAGAAGATCACCGCGCAACAAGCTCTGGAGTTCGGTTTGGTGAACCGCGTCGTTCCAGTCGACCGGCTGGAGGCAGAAGTCGAAGAACTAGCGGCCAAGATCGCTAAGGCGCCGCTCATCACTTTGCAGGCCACCAAAGCCGGCATCCTGCGGGCCTGGGAGACCATGGGGTTTCGGACGCATCAGCAGGCGAGTAACGACCTTCAGGCGGTCGTCACGGGATCCAAAGAGTTTATGGACTACATGGTCGCGCTGATACAGAAAGCCGCTAAACCTGCCGACCGAATCTGA
- a CDS encoding TetR/AcrR family transcriptional regulator has product MATSPGPVEVNDEDLHTRDQILEAALLCFAQLGIQRTSIQDVANMARVARGTVYRYFEDRKVLVEAAIRLGGQKYYRTVAAAMADKQSLAEQLGAMAEAQALILLEHRTRNRLMADDAEFMRHMFSDGDSVVRRSTEFLKPYVREAQERGEVGPRVDIDEASEWLARMMHSLSTVNGAQSFDMTQPDTVGRFVETFAVNGLR; this is encoded by the coding sequence ATGGCGACCTCACCGGGGCCGGTGGAAGTCAATGACGAAGACCTCCACACGCGCGACCAGATATTGGAGGCAGCTCTGCTCTGCTTCGCGCAGCTGGGGATCCAGCGCACAAGTATTCAGGACGTCGCAAACATGGCCCGCGTAGCGCGCGGAACCGTCTACCGCTATTTCGAGGATCGAAAGGTGCTCGTGGAGGCGGCCATAAGGCTGGGCGGTCAAAAGTACTATCGCACGGTCGCGGCTGCGATGGCCGACAAGCAGAGCCTGGCCGAGCAGTTGGGCGCGATGGCCGAGGCGCAGGCGTTGATTCTGCTGGAACACCGCACCCGAAACCGGTTGATGGCTGACGACGCCGAGTTCATGCGGCACATGTTCTCCGACGGCGACTCGGTCGTTCGTCGATCGACCGAGTTCCTCAAGCCTTACGTCCGCGAGGCGCAGGAGCGAGGCGAGGTCGGACCGAGGGTCGACATAGACGAGGCCAGCGAGTGGCTTGCCCGAATGATGCATTCTCTCTCGACAGTCAATGGGGCTCAATCGTTCGATATGACCCAACCCGACACTGTTGGAAGATTCGTCGAGACGTTCGCGGTCAACGGTCTGCGCTGA
- a CDS encoding enoyl-CoA hydratase/isomerase family protein, giving the protein MTELPSEVDLQAAELSGRIDGDVLTVTINRPEKRNAVTVDGYHGIKRAAMIVADEPALNFLVITGTGDAFCTGGDMGADNNPDRRWDMFTEAYDATPFETLGKIPKIVVCAINGMALGGGLVMSLYADLVIASDRARLRVPDLTRGVYEAFVAARMPQRIGTLRANHLIYGNEWIEAAEAERLGLVGKVVPHDSLAEETAALLDRVRKTGPAARTAMKREMARALPPVDVSGYWASMGTAEQIEAFTAFLEKRAPNWPPAGGREAFAASRRAGWAPTRQEREKD; this is encoded by the coding sequence GTGACCGAATTACCCAGCGAGGTGGACTTACAAGCCGCTGAACTTTCCGGCCGGATCGACGGTGATGTGTTGACCGTGACGATCAACCGGCCCGAGAAGCGGAACGCCGTGACTGTTGACGGCTATCACGGGATCAAACGGGCGGCGATGATCGTGGCCGACGAGCCGGCGCTCAACTTCCTCGTCATCACCGGGACTGGTGACGCGTTCTGCACGGGCGGCGACATGGGCGCGGACAACAATCCGGACCGGCGTTGGGACATGTTCACCGAAGCGTACGATGCGACGCCCTTCGAGACATTAGGCAAGATTCCGAAGATCGTCGTATGCGCGATCAACGGAATGGCGCTCGGCGGCGGCTTGGTGATGTCCTTGTACGCCGACCTAGTGATCGCCTCCGATCGTGCTCGGCTACGTGTGCCCGACCTGACACGCGGTGTCTACGAGGCATTCGTCGCTGCCAGAATGCCGCAGCGCATCGGCACGCTGCGGGCGAACCACCTCATTTACGGTAACGAGTGGATCGAGGCAGCTGAGGCCGAGCGATTGGGGCTGGTCGGCAAGGTCGTACCGCACGACTCGCTCGCGGAAGAGACTGCCGCCCTGCTGGATCGAGTGCGCAAGACGGGTCCGGCAGCTCGCACTGCGATGAAGCGCGAGATGGCTCGTGCGCTACCGCCCGTGGACGTGTCTGGGTATTGGGCCTCCATGGGAACGGCCGAGCAGATCGAAGCGTTCACCGCGTTCCTCGAGAAGCGCGCGCCGAACTGGCCGCCCGCTGGTGGGCGCGAGGCATTCGCGGCGAGTCGTAGGGCTGGGTGGGCACCGACTCGTCAAGAACGCGAAAAGGACTGA
- a CDS encoding amidohydrolase family protein yields the protein MTISVTERKTAAERVAVRCVDSDVHPVPRSGVLTQYIPEPWRSKYFLSRKVGDQIYYDAPDYAHAYAMRVDSFPADGEFAGSDPDLAFKQLIMAAGADIAILEPGSYPSRFPEVNHAMSCALNDWQAAHWLDGHNNWHERWRGSICAAIEAPDDAAREIERWAGHEYMSQILIKAEPRPPWGDPKYNPVWEAATKHDITVTCHLSRSHHEELPMPPVGFPSYNHDFMVTYSLLAASQVMSMIFDGLFDRFPTLRIVLVEHAFSWILPLMWRMDAIYEARKSWLDIKRKPSEYIKDHIKFTTQPLDYPEDKTELARALEWMECEKILLFSSDYPHWTFDDPRWLVKHLPEHAREAVMFRNGIATYHLPETVPALEGQVRVF from the coding sequence ATGACAATCTCGGTGACAGAACGCAAGACCGCAGCGGAGCGCGTCGCAGTTCGCTGCGTCGACTCGGATGTACACCCGGTTCCCAGGTCCGGGGTTCTGACGCAGTACATCCCCGAACCGTGGCGCAGCAAGTACTTCCTGTCACGGAAGGTCGGCGACCAGATCTACTACGACGCGCCCGATTACGCGCACGCGTACGCAATGCGGGTGGATTCGTTTCCCGCCGACGGCGAGTTCGCCGGCAGTGATCCGGACCTGGCCTTCAAGCAACTGATCATGGCGGCCGGCGCCGACATCGCGATCCTCGAACCCGGTTCCTATCCCTCGCGCTTTCCCGAGGTGAATCACGCAATGAGCTGCGCCCTAAACGACTGGCAAGCTGCGCACTGGCTGGATGGTCACAACAACTGGCACGAGCGCTGGCGCGGATCCATCTGCGCCGCGATCGAGGCACCCGACGACGCGGCGCGCGAGATCGAACGCTGGGCTGGACACGAATACATGAGCCAGATTCTCATCAAGGCCGAGCCGCGGCCTCCGTGGGGTGACCCGAAGTACAACCCGGTATGGGAGGCCGCCACCAAACACGACATCACGGTGACGTGCCATCTGTCGCGCAGCCACCACGAGGAACTGCCGATGCCGCCCGTCGGCTTCCCCAGCTACAACCATGACTTCATGGTCACGTACTCGCTGCTCGCCGCATCTCAAGTGATGAGCATGATCTTCGATGGCTTGTTCGACCGCTTCCCGACGCTTCGGATCGTATTGGTCGAGCACGCGTTCAGCTGGATCCTGCCGCTGATGTGGCGGATGGACGCCATTTACGAGGCACGTAAGTCGTGGCTCGACATCAAGCGCAAGCCCTCCGAATACATCAAGGACCACATCAAGTTCACCACTCAACCGCTTGACTATCCGGAGGACAAGACCGAACTCGCTCGCGCGCTGGAGTGGATGGAGTGCGAGAAGATCCTGCTGTTCTCCTCTGATTACCCGCACTGGACGTTCGACGACCCCCGTTGGTTGGTCAAGCACCTGCCAGAGCACGCGCGAGAGGCCGTCATGTTCCGCAACGGCATTGCGACCTACCACCTGCCCGAAACGGTGCCCGCGCTCGAGGGCCAGGTGCGGGTGTTCTGA
- a CDS encoding alpha-ketoacid dehydrogenase subunit beta produces MAADDSIVLLGEDIGDASGGGMFKITAGLSAKYGEDRVLDTPIAESSIIGAAVGASLGGLRPVAELMFMDFLGVAMDQIANHAAKVRYMSGGRQGAPMVIRTMVGTAAGPQHSQAFEAWAMHTPGVKVVWPSTSADAAGLLNACLVDEDPCLFIESMKLYYGGGKGPVPVADYVIPLGQADVKRSGSDVTVVTYGVMVHAALEAAEQLSAEGISVEVVDLRTLVPLDLPTVLASVRKTTRLVVAHESVGFCGPGAEIAASVGTELFGVLRAPIQRVAGTYTPVPRAATLEAACRPGAAQLLETIRRTV; encoded by the coding sequence ATGGCCGCCGACGATTCGATCGTGCTGCTCGGCGAGGACATCGGCGATGCCTCCGGCGGCGGGATGTTCAAGATCACCGCGGGGCTGTCGGCCAAGTATGGTGAGGACCGCGTGCTCGACACTCCGATCGCAGAGTCGTCCATTATCGGAGCAGCAGTTGGCGCGTCGCTCGGCGGACTGAGACCGGTCGCCGAGTTGATGTTCATGGACTTCCTAGGTGTCGCCATGGATCAGATCGCCAACCACGCCGCGAAGGTGCGGTATATGTCTGGCGGCCGTCAGGGTGCGCCGATGGTGATCCGGACGATGGTGGGAACTGCTGCGGGACCCCAACATTCCCAGGCCTTCGAAGCGTGGGCGATGCACACCCCGGGGGTGAAGGTCGTGTGGCCCAGCACCTCTGCCGACGCCGCCGGATTGCTTAACGCGTGTCTAGTCGATGAGGACCCCTGCCTGTTCATCGAGTCCATGAAGCTCTACTACGGCGGCGGAAAGGGTCCGGTGCCGGTGGCCGATTACGTTATCCCGCTCGGTCAGGCCGACGTGAAGCGGTCAGGCTCTGACGTCACCGTCGTGACCTACGGCGTCATGGTGCACGCCGCCCTCGAAGCGGCGGAACAACTTTCAGCCGAAGGGATCTCGGTCGAGGTAGTGGATCTGCGCACGCTGGTGCCGCTGGATCTGCCGACGGTGCTGGCGTCGGTACGCAAGACGACCCGGCTGGTCGTCGCGCATGAGTCGGTCGGTTTTTGTGGTCCTGGCGCCGAGATCGCCGCGAGCGTGGGTACGGAACTGTTCGGGGTCTTGCGCGCCCCGATTCAGCGCGTCGCCGGTACGTACACCCCTGTGCCGCGCGCCGCCACTCTCGAGGCCGCCTGCCGGCCGGGAGCCGCCCAACTGCTGGAGACCATCAGGAGGACCGTGTGA
- a CDS encoding cytochrome P450, with translation MTTTDLRWDPFDRALHADPYATWKRMRDESPVYYNPEHDFYALSRFDDVLAASLDTETFSSEHGIILDTISEEPLPAPQPMIMMDPPDHTFLRKMVNRTFFRNRIAQLEDHVRDLCRGYLDPFIGTDGFDYVEDFSAKLPVMVISSLLGFPEEDHDNLREWSDAQLHRDEGSTEISAEGIEASVKLYSYYQEQIDLRRRHSTTDVVSDLMNADLVVPESTPRRLDDGELLMFIAMINVAGNETVARLLGWAALTLARNPDQRAKLVADPDLIGGAVEELLRYDAPSPVQGRFTLRDATYHDTVVPAGSKVTLLTGSAGRDERQYERPDEFDVTRTGIRHVTFGHGSHFCLGAALARLEARVALEETLKRFPTWGVDESNVKFVHTSSVRGPSSVPISL, from the coding sequence ATGACGACCACAGATCTGCGCTGGGATCCGTTCGATCGTGCGCTGCATGCCGACCCGTATGCGACGTGGAAACGGATGCGTGACGAATCACCTGTTTATTACAACCCCGAACACGACTTCTACGCCCTGAGCCGATTTGACGATGTCTTGGCGGCATCGCTTGACACGGAGACCTTTTCGTCTGAGCACGGCATCATCCTCGACACGATCAGCGAGGAACCATTGCCTGCGCCTCAGCCGATGATCATGATGGACCCCCCGGACCATACGTTTCTGCGGAAAATGGTTAACCGAACGTTCTTTCGCAATCGGATCGCCCAGTTGGAGGACCATGTCCGCGACCTTTGCAGGGGCTACCTGGATCCCTTCATCGGCACCGATGGGTTTGACTACGTCGAGGATTTCTCCGCCAAGCTACCGGTGATGGTGATCAGCTCGCTGCTGGGTTTTCCCGAAGAAGACCATGACAACTTGCGCGAGTGGTCGGACGCCCAGTTGCATCGTGATGAGGGCAGCACGGAGATCAGCGCCGAGGGGATAGAAGCCTCGGTGAAGCTGTACAGCTACTATCAGGAGCAGATCGATCTTCGCCGCCGACACAGCACGACCGACGTCGTGAGTGATCTCATGAACGCGGATCTCGTTGTGCCCGAGTCAACTCCGCGCAGGCTGGACGACGGCGAGTTGTTGATGTTCATCGCGATGATCAACGTTGCGGGTAACGAAACCGTCGCCCGGCTGCTCGGCTGGGCGGCGTTGACCCTGGCGCGCAATCCGGACCAGCGAGCGAAGTTGGTCGCCGACCCGGACTTGATCGGCGGCGCGGTCGAGGAACTGCTCCGATACGATGCTCCGTCACCTGTCCAAGGCCGGTTCACCCTCCGTGACGCCACGTACCACGACACGGTCGTCCCCGCTGGGTCGAAGGTGACGCTGCTGACCGGCTCGGCGGGCCGCGATGAGCGCCAGTACGAGCGCCCAGACGAGTTCGACGTGACGCGAACCGGCATACGTCACGTCACATTCGGACATGGTTCGCATTTCTGTTTGGGTGCGGCACTGGCGCGGTTGGAGGCGCGAGTTGCGCTCGAAGAGACCCTGAAGCGTTTCCCTACGTGGGGTGTCGACGAGAGCAACGTGAAGTTCGTGCACACTAGCTCGGTGCGTGGGCCGTCTAGCGTTCCCATCTCGCTATGA